DNA from Thermococcus bergensis:
TCAAGAACAATCTCAAGGTATCTCTTCTCCTTTCTTTTGGTGGTGCTTTGACATTTGGTGGGTTAACTTTCTTAAACCTTGTTTTTAATGGCATGAACTTAGGAGTATTGTTCTATGAGGCATTAGCTTCAAACGATATTGGAATATTCTTACTTCTCATCCTTCCTCATGGCATTTTCGAGATTCCAGGTTTAATTATAGCTGGGTCTGCAGGCTTTAAAATTCCCTACGAATTGTTAAAATTTGCCCTTGGTAAAAAAGAAGAAATAATTAGCGAAGAGATGCTAAGAGTTCTTCAAACTTGTGGTGATATCGATAGTCCTAATACTCATTGCAGCCATAATAGAAAGCAAAATAACACTAAAACTGGCCGAAAAACTGTAATAATCAGCAATAGAAGGATAGCAGTGAGAAAACCGATTCAAAATTTGTATCTGTTTTTTTAGTTTTTAAAATAGTCACTTAATTTGTTGAAAGATTCTATTTGTA
Protein-coding regions in this window:
- a CDS encoding stage II sporulation protein M codes for the protein MKDNTKPLLLSFLLFFIGLFLGVTLSIHYEVHENVNIAPFLERELNEGKLSFSYIFKNNLKVSLLLSFGGALTFGGLTFLNLVFNGMNLGVLFYEALASNDIGIFLLLILPHGIFEIPGLIIAGSAGFKIPYELLKFALGKKEEIISEEMLRVLQTCGDIDSPNTHCSHNRKQNNTKTGRKTVIISNRRIAVRKPIQNLYLFF